The following proteins come from a genomic window of Salvelinus namaycush isolate Seneca unplaced genomic scaffold, SaNama_1.0 Scaffold1459, whole genome shotgun sequence:
- the LOC120036737 gene encoding sperm-associated antigen 17-like isoform X2 translates to MWKSRIEQHRQELDEEKVYREALRNRIIPPYFHSEKEAAFEYSEVPDMRSLSQDLPPFPKTPNSQNYLKDAPRETAQRPLNPTPSHAAGSDALPRRPTNPTPQTAGLLSTRLRLRLVLG, encoded by the exons ATGTGGAAGAGCAGGATAGAGCAACACAG ACAGGAGCTGGACGAGGAGAAGGTTTACAGAGAGGCTCTAAGGAACAGAATCATTCCTCCTTATTTCCACTCAGAGAAAGAAGCAGCTTTTGAGTACTCGGAG GTCCCTGATATGAGATCTCTGTCTCAGGACCTTCCTCCATTCCCCAAGACTCCCAACTCCCAGAACTACCTCAAGGATGCCCCTCGAGAGACAG CCCAACGACCTTTGAACCCCACGCCCTCTCACGCAGCAGGAAGTGATGCGCTGCCTAGGAGACCCACCAACCCCACCCCTCAAACTGCAGGTCTGCTCAGTACACGACTTAGACTTAGGTTAGTGTTAGGGTAA
- the LOC120036737 gene encoding sperm-associated antigen 17-like isoform X1, translated as MWKSRIEQHRQELDEEKVYREALRNRIIPPYFHSEKEAAFEYSEVPDMRSLSQDLPPFPKTPNSQNYLKDAPRETAAQRPLNPTPSHAAGSDALPRRPTNPTPQTAGLLSTRLRLRLVLG; from the exons ATGTGGAAGAGCAGGATAGAGCAACACAG ACAGGAGCTGGACGAGGAGAAGGTTTACAGAGAGGCTCTAAGGAACAGAATCATTCCTCCTTATTTCCACTCAGAGAAAGAAGCAGCTTTTGAGTACTCGGAG GTCCCTGATATGAGATCTCTGTCTCAGGACCTTCCTCCATTCCCCAAGACTCCCAACTCCCAGAACTACCTCAAGGATGCCCCTCGAGAGACAG CAGCCCAACGACCTTTGAACCCCACGCCCTCTCACGCAGCAGGAAGTGATGCGCTGCCTAGGAGACCCACCAACCCCACCCCTCAAACTGCAGGTCTGCTCAGTACACGACTTAGACTTAGGTTAGTGTTAGGGTAA